From the Tenacibaculum dicentrarchi genome, the window AAATTATTGTTGGAGGAGAAGTATTAACATTTCAACAAATATACGCTTTACAGATTTTAGAAAAATTTACATCAGGAAATAGTTCTTCAGGAAGTTATTTTTCTTATGAATTAAACCTAATTACTAAAAATGGCGAACGTTATAATTTATTAAATCACGGCGATAAAACTTATATTTTAAGCGATATGATAAAAATTAGTAAACTCTTAAAATTACCTGTTTGGAATAATGGTGTTGTATAACATCGATTACATAAACTTTTAGTAATTTCGATTTTAAATAGAATCAAAACCTGTGTATATTTTATCTTGTAATAAATCTTCTTTAAATGTTCGATATTTTTATAATATCAACGAAATATCAATTAATATTTGGAAAGAATTAAACTGTACGAATAACTGGTATTTTCATCCGAAGTATTTAGAAGCATTACAGCAAAACAACTCAAAAATACAATTTGCATATATTGTTTTGTTTGATGAACAAAATAGTGCCGTAGCTTTGGCGACTATTCAAATTGTCGATTTTTATTTAGATAGCGTTCAAAATGAGATGCAATCAATTGTACATTGGGTTAAATGTATAGGACGAAAATTTAGGTTTTTACCTCCTGAAAAAATATTTAAAATCCTCACTTGTGGAAACACTTTTGTAAGTGGAGAGCATGGTATTTTTATTAAAGAAAATCAGAATAGAAATGAAATTCTTCCTAAAATAGCCGAAGCAGTATTCGTATTTTCTACTTTAAAACCTGAAAATATAGCGGATGCTTTTATGCTAAAGGATTTTGAAAATAAATCACTGTTTAGTAAATCGGTGTTAAAAGAAGAAAGTTATAGTGCTTTTAATGTAGAGCCAAATATGGTTTTACATATAGCCCAAAACTGGAATTCGTTAGATGATTATTTAGCAGATTTAAAAACGAAATTTAGAGTAAAAGCTAGAAAAGCATTGAAAAATAGTATTGTTTTAAAAACTGAAGATATTACTGCAGATAGATTGAAAGATTTATTTCCTGAAATGACGGTATTATATAAAACAGTTTCAAGCAAAGCTAGTTTTAATTTAGGCGATTTTAACTTACAAACTTTTCAAACTTTAAAAGATAATTTAGGCGATGCTTATTTTTTAAAAGCATATTGGTTAGAAGATAAATTAGTTGGTTTTTTATCAGGAATTTTTAATCAAAATTCACTAGATGCTCATTTTGTAGGAATCGATTATCAGAACAATAAAGAGTACGCTATTTATCAGCGAATGTTGTACGATTATATTTCTTTAGGAATAGAGAGTCAAGTAAAATCAATAAATTTTGGAAGAACAGCTAGCGAAATAAAAAGTTCGGTTGGTGCTATTCCTCAAGATTTAACTATTTATTTACGCCACAAAAAAACGATTACAAACAAGATTTTAAGTTTGTTTTTGAAAAAAATTCAACCATCTGAATTTAAACAGCAATATCCTTTTAAAGAGAAAAAAATACTATCAGAAGTTAAATTATAACTATGAAAAATACAGCAGAATTATTAAAGATATTAACGCTAGAAAATCTAGGAAACAATAATTTTAACGGAATAAGTAAAGATATTGGAAGCCCTATTGTATTTGGCGGACAGGTTTTAGCACAATCATTAAACGCTGCATATCGTACAGTTTCTGATGAGCGTATTTTACATTCTTTGCATTCGTATTTTTTAGAAGCTGGAAATTTAGAACTCTCAATTACTTATAATGTACAAGTAATTCGTGATGGCGGAAGTTTTTCTACTCGAAGAGTTACAGCAATTCAAGAAGATAAAACTATTTTTATTTTAGCGTGTTCTTTTCATAAAAAAGAGGAAGGTTACGAACATCAAAAGCCAATTAAAAAAGACATAAAACAGCCTGAAGAATTGTTAAGTTGGTCGGATATGTTGGTGCAATTCAGCGATTTTTTACCTAAAAAATTAAAAGCTTTTTTAAGTATCGAGCGACCTGTCGATTTTAAACCTGTTCATATAGTAAATCCTTTCGATTTAAAAGATTTACCTCCCGTAGTTGATGTTTGGTTTAAGTTAAAAGATGCTTCTCAAGATTTAAACTTGGCTTTAAAGCAACAGATTTTAACGTATATTTCTGATTATAATATTTTAACGACTTGTTTAAACCCAAATGCGAGTGTTGCTCATTTCGGAAATACGCAAATGGCAAGTTTAGACCATTCTATGTGGTTTTATCGTGATTTTGATTTTTCCGATTGGTTATTATTTTCAATCGAAAGCCCTAATACATTTGGCGCTCGTGGTTTTGCAACGGGTAATATTTACACTCGAAAAGGCGTTTTAGTAGCATCGGTAGCGCAAGAAGGTTTGATGCGAGCTATTAAAAAGAACTAATAATAAAATCAGAATTATATAAAAAAGTTTAAAGGTTTTTTGAAGCAATTTCCCGCTTTCCGCACTCGCTTTTTTTGTTTTTTAAAAAGAAAAACAAAAAAGAGCTCAAACAAATGCTTCAATCGGGGCTAGGCATTTGTACTTTAAACTAAATTCAGCATGACGATAATTATTTTATATCTTTTAAAAGCAGTTGAATACTTGTATTTCCGTTCCAAGTATTTTCATCTAGTGCGTATGCAATATCAAATTCATTTTGAATTAAAGGAAGTTTTTTCCCTAAACTAAAACCAATAGAATTATAAGTCCTATTATCAGCTCCATAAATAATATTTAGTTTTAAATGTGTTTTATCAGCACCAACTTGTTTTCCAAAACCATTATCTCTAACGGCAGTTGTCGAAAAAGTAGGTCTCATATTTAAAGGACCAAAAGGTGCCATTTGTTTAATAATTCTAAAAAATTTAGGTGATATTTCTGATAAATCTAATTCAGAATCAATACTAATTTCAGGAATTAATAAGTTTTTATCGATAGTATTTTTTACTACTTCTTCAAATTTATTTTTAAAATTCTCGTATTGTTCAGGAACTAAAGTTAAACCCGCAGCATATTTATGTCCACCAAATTGTTCAATAAATTCCGCACATTGTTCTAAGGCATTATATACATCAAATCCTTTTACAGAACGGGCAGAAGCGGCTAATTTATCGCCACTTTTTGTAAAAACTAAGGTGGGTCTGTAATAGGTTTCAATTAATCTTGATGCTACAATTCCGATAACGCCTTTGTGCCAATTTTCATCAAAAACAACTGAAGTAAATTTTTCAGTTTCATTATTATTTTCAATTTGAAGTAAAGCTTCTTGAGTAATTTTTTTATCGAGACCTTTTCTGTCAGCATTAAATTTTTCAATTTCTGAAGCAAATTCAACAGCCGAATCAAAATTTATTTCTGTTAAAAGTTCTACGGCATGAATTCCGTGTTTCATTCTACCAGCCGCATTTATCCGCGGAGCGATGATAAAAACAACGTCGGTAATAGTTAATTCTTTTTTATCTAATTGTTCAATAATGGCTTTAATTCCGTTTCTTGGTTTTGAATTAATAACCTGTAATCCGAAGTAAGTTAAGGTTCTATTTTCGCCAGTCATTGGAACAATATCAGCTGCAATTGCAGTGGCAACCAAATCTAAATACGGTATTAAATCATCAATAGTTTGATTTCTTTTTGATGCTAAACCTTGAATCAGTTTAAAACCAACACCACAACCACATAATTCATCATAAGGATAAAAACAATCTTCTTGTTTTGCATTTAAAACAGCAACTGCTTTCGGAATTTCTTTACCAGGTTTATGATGGTCGCAAATAATAAAATCGATATTTTTTTCGGAAGCGTAAGCAACTTTATCAATAGCTTTAATTCCACAATCTAAGGCAATAATTAAAGAGAAATCATTGTCATCAGCAAAATCAATTCCCATGTAAGAAACTCCGTAACCTTCGGCATATCTATCAGGAATATATGTAGCAACCTTCGGGTGAATTGTTTTTAAATAAGAAGAAAGTAACGAAACAGCTGTTGTTCCGTCCACATCATAATCTCCAAAAACTAAAATATTTTCGTTGTTTGCAATGGCTTTTTCAATTCGTTGTACGGCGATATGCATATCTTTCATTAAAAAAGGGTCGTGCAAATCATCTAAAGAAGGACGAAAAAATTTTCGAGCTTTATCAAAAGTATCAATATTGCGTTGTACTAAAATTTTAGCCAATGTTTTTTCAACAGATAACTCTTTAGCTAATTGATTTACTTTTAATAAATCGGGTTCTTTTTTTAAAGTCCAACGCATATTTTCTGATACTTATTTGTTATTGATTATGAAAATGAGATGTAATTTTTACTTCGGCAAATTTTCTAAACATTTCCATTACACCACAATATTTATCTACAGATAATTGTACTGCTTTATTAATTTTATCTTCATTTAAATCAGTTCCATAAAAATGATAATCAACAGTAACTATATGATAATATTTAGGATGTTCTTCTGTTAATTCGCCAGTAACTTCCATTTTAAGGTCAGTTATTGAAGTTCTCATTTTGTTTAAAAGAGGAATAATATCTAAGCCTGAACAGCCTGATAATGCTGATAACATCATAGCTTTGGGTCTTAAACCTTCGCCTTTTCCACCACTTTCTTCACCAACATCTATAAAAACTTTATGCCCGCTAGGGTTGTCGGTTTCAAATTGCATGTTTTCTTTCCAAACTGTTGTAACTGTATGTGAAGCCATATTTTGTTTTTTTAATACAAGCAAATTTAAGGAAGCGATAATAATACTTGTTCAATATTCGAATAAATTTATCTTAAAAAATCATTTAGAATATTTGTAGAAAAGTAAAATATCTTATTTTTTATCAAATAAAAAGGCGATAAAAATAATTTTATCGCCTTTAATATAGTAGTTAGTGGTTATATTACTTTTTTAATAAGTCTCTAATTTCAGCTAATAAATCTTCCTGACTTGGTCCTTTTGGAGCTTCAGGAGCTGGAACTTCTTTTTTCTTTAAAGCGTTCACACCTTTTACAACCATAAACATTACAAAAGCAACGATGATAAAATCAATAATGTTAGTTAAAAATTCACCATAAAGAATCGCAACTTCACCAGTTACTTTTCCTGCTGCATCGGCAACACCTTCTTTAGCGATGTATTTTAAATCTTTAAAGTCAGCATTAAACAATAACCCGATTAATGGAGATACAATTCCGCCTGTAAAAGAAGTTACTACTTGTTTAAAAGCAGCACCCATCACAAAACCGACAGCAATATCGACTAAGTTACCTTTCATTGCAAACTCTTTAAATTCCTTAAGCATACTCATGTTTTTTTGATTTAATAGTTAATACTTTGCAATTATAAGTAAAAATTAGTGTTTAACCACTCTTTTTACACGTTGAGATATAGCGGTAAGTGTTTCATACGGAATGGTTTCACATTTATGGGCAATGTATTCGATATGTTGCTGATGGTTAAAAATAATAACTTCATCACCTTCATTGCAATCAATATTGGTTACATCGACCATAATCATATCCATGCAAACATTTCCAATAATAGGCGCTGGTTTATTGTTGATAAAAATAAAGCCTTCTTTTTTACCTAGTTTACGTGAAATTCCGTCGGCATGACCAATAGGGATTGTTGCGCTACGGGTAGGTTTATTTGCTACAAAAGCACGGTTATAACCAACAGTTTCACCAGGTTGAATAAGATGAATTTGTGAAATAATTGATTTTAAACTATGAGTGTTTTTTAATTGAGCAGTTTCTTTAGGATTACTTCCAAAACCATATAAACCAATGCCAATACGCACCATGTCAAACTGGGCTTGTGGGTAATTAACAACGCCTGAGGTGTTTAAAATATGAATCATCGGTTTGTAGCCTAAGTGTTCATAAATTTGTTTTACAATATAAGCAAAGTTATTAATTT encodes:
- a CDS encoding GNAT family N-acetyltransferase, whose protein sequence is MYILSCNKSSLNVRYFYNINEISINIWKELNCTNNWYFHPKYLEALQQNNSKIQFAYIVLFDEQNSAVALATIQIVDFYLDSVQNEMQSIVHWVKCIGRKFRFLPPEKIFKILTCGNTFVSGEHGIFIKENQNRNEILPKIAEAVFVFSTLKPENIADAFMLKDFENKSLFSKSVLKEESYSAFNVEPNMVLHIAQNWNSLDDYLADLKTKFRVKARKALKNSIVLKTEDITADRLKDLFPEMTVLYKTVSSKASFNLGDFNLQTFQTLKDNLGDAYFLKAYWLEDKLVGFLSGIFNQNSLDAHFVGIDYQNNKEYAIYQRMLYDYISLGIESQVKSINFGRTASEIKSSVGAIPQDLTIYLRHKKTITNKILSLFLKKIQPSEFKQQYPFKEKKILSEVKL
- a CDS encoding acyl-CoA thioesterase: MKNTAELLKILTLENLGNNNFNGISKDIGSPIVFGGQVLAQSLNAAYRTVSDERILHSLHSYFLEAGNLELSITYNVQVIRDGGSFSTRRVTAIQEDKTIFILACSFHKKEEGYEHQKPIKKDIKQPEELLSWSDMLVQFSDFLPKKLKAFLSIERPVDFKPVHIVNPFDLKDLPPVVDVWFKLKDASQDLNLALKQQILTYISDYNILTTCLNPNASVAHFGNTQMASLDHSMWFYRDFDFSDWLLFSIESPNTFGARGFATGNIYTRKGVLVASVAQEGLMRAIKKN
- the recJ gene encoding single-stranded-DNA-specific exonuclease RecJ gives rise to the protein MRWTLKKEPDLLKVNQLAKELSVEKTLAKILVQRNIDTFDKARKFFRPSLDDLHDPFLMKDMHIAVQRIEKAIANNENILVFGDYDVDGTTAVSLLSSYLKTIHPKVATYIPDRYAEGYGVSYMGIDFADDNDFSLIIALDCGIKAIDKVAYASEKNIDFIICDHHKPGKEIPKAVAVLNAKQEDCFYPYDELCGCGVGFKLIQGLASKRNQTIDDLIPYLDLVATAIAADIVPMTGENRTLTYFGLQVINSKPRNGIKAIIEQLDKKELTITDVVFIIAPRINAAGRMKHGIHAVELLTEINFDSAVEFASEIEKFNADRKGLDKKITQEALLQIENNNETEKFTSVVFDENWHKGVIGIVASRLIETYYRPTLVFTKSGDKLAASARSVKGFDVYNALEQCAEFIEQFGGHKYAAGLTLVPEQYENFKNKFEEVVKNTIDKNLLIPEISIDSELDLSEISPKFFRIIKQMAPFGPLNMRPTFSTTAVRDNGFGKQVGADKTHLKLNIIYGADNRTYNSIGFSLGKKLPLIQNEFDIAYALDENTWNGNTSIQLLLKDIK
- a CDS encoding OsmC family protein — translated: MASHTVTTVWKENMQFETDNPSGHKVFIDVGEESGGKGEGLRPKAMMLSALSGCSGLDIIPLLNKMRTSITDLKMEVTGELTEEHPKYYHIVTVDYHFYGTDLNEDKINKAVQLSVDKYCGVMEMFRKFAEVKITSHFHNQ
- the mscL gene encoding large-conductance mechanosensitive channel protein MscL; its protein translation is MLKEFKEFAMKGNLVDIAVGFVMGAAFKQVVTSFTGGIVSPLIGLLFNADFKDLKYIAKEGVADAAGKVTGEVAILYGEFLTNIIDFIIVAFVMFMVVKGVNALKKKEVPAPEAPKGPSQEDLLAEIRDLLKK
- the alr gene encoding alanine racemase encodes the protein MNNHVTILEIDAKSIEYNLAFFKQKLNPDTKILAVVKAFGYGSEATEVAKLVQDKVDYFAVAYSNEGIVLREAGIKTPILVLHPQLQNLEDIVKYRLEPNLYNFKIFDAFLKLADEKPLMNYPIHIKFNTGLNRLGFWHTDTPKLISELKKSNNVKVESIFSHLAASEDPNEQEFTIGQINNFAYIVKQIYEHLGYKPMIHILNTSGVVNYPQAQFDMVRIGIGLYGFGSNPKETAQLKNTHSLKSIISQIHLIQPGETVGYNRAFVANKPTRSATIPIGHADGISRKLGKKEGFIFINNKPAPIIGNVCMDMIMVDVTNIDCNEGDEVIIFNHQQHIEYIAHKCETIPYETLTAISQRVKRVVKH